A window of Amycolatopsis australiensis contains these coding sequences:
- a CDS encoding extracellular solute-binding protein — protein MRRTALAAALAVAAVTATACGTDSPAPAARSGGQLTVWLMNGDLSDQATAAVNAAFEKATGAKVTVQVQEWDNINTKISTALAQDTTPDVIEIGNTDVPLFAANGALTDLTPHLAELTAGHTWLPGLAGPATVNGRSYAAPLFAGNRAVIYDKQVWADAGITAPPASLAELTADLGKVKAKHPGADYSAFHFPGRYWFGALQFVWDAGGQLATQRDGKWTGALESPEAQKGLQAWKDFQNTYSSPASRNADTKAPDQAAVFAAGGASAILDTSVNTVVKNKPELKDRLGTFPFPSATPGKTQPVFLGGSDLAIAAKSRHQDLALAYLEAAADPAVQRAAIVGIDGWTPISAELIDQVTPNLPPLDAAFATAAKSSVATPATPGWATIESDKSINTFFADIATGRRTIAEAAEDFDAHLTQALNAR, from the coding sequence ATGCGCAGAACCGCTCTCGCCGCCGCGCTGGCCGTCGCCGCCGTGACCGCCACCGCCTGCGGTACCGACTCCCCCGCCCCGGCCGCCCGGAGCGGCGGGCAGCTCACCGTCTGGCTCATGAACGGCGACCTCAGCGACCAGGCCACCGCGGCCGTCAACGCGGCTTTCGAGAAGGCCACCGGCGCCAAAGTCACCGTGCAGGTCCAGGAATGGGACAACATCAACACGAAGATCAGCACCGCGCTCGCCCAGGACACCACGCCCGACGTCATCGAAATCGGCAACACCGACGTCCCGCTCTTCGCCGCCAACGGAGCCCTCACCGACCTCACCCCGCATCTGGCCGAGCTGACCGCCGGCCACACCTGGCTGCCCGGTCTCGCCGGACCGGCCACTGTGAACGGTCGCAGCTACGCCGCGCCGCTGTTCGCCGGCAACCGCGCCGTCATCTACGACAAGCAGGTCTGGGCCGACGCCGGGATCACCGCCCCGCCGGCGTCACTCGCCGAGCTGACCGCGGACCTCGGCAAGGTCAAGGCGAAGCACCCGGGCGCCGACTACTCCGCCTTCCACTTCCCCGGCCGCTACTGGTTCGGCGCGCTGCAGTTCGTCTGGGACGCCGGCGGGCAGCTCGCCACCCAGCGGGACGGCAAGTGGACCGGCGCGCTGGAAAGCCCCGAAGCGCAGAAAGGCCTTCAGGCGTGGAAGGACTTCCAGAACACCTACTCCTCCCCCGCGTCCCGCAACGCCGACACGAAAGCCCCCGACCAGGCGGCCGTCTTCGCCGCCGGCGGCGCGAGCGCGATCCTCGACACGAGCGTCAACACCGTCGTCAAGAACAAGCCGGAGCTGAAGGACCGCCTGGGCACCTTCCCGTTCCCCAGCGCCACCCCCGGCAAGACGCAACCGGTCTTCCTCGGCGGCTCGGACCTGGCCATCGCGGCCAAAAGCCGTCACCAGGACCTCGCGCTCGCCTACCTCGAGGCGGCGGCCGACCCGGCCGTGCAGCGCGCCGCGATCGTCGGCATCGACGGCTGGACCCCCATCTCGGCCGAGCTGATCGACCAGGTCACCCCCAACCTGCCGCCACTCGACGCCGCCTTCGCCACCGCCGCCAAGAGCAGCGTCGCGACTCCGGCCACCCCGGGCTGGGCGACGATCGAGAGCGACAAGTCCATCAACACCTTCTTCGCCGACATCGCCACCGGACGCCGGACGATCGCCGAGGCCGCCGAGGACTTCGACGCCCACCTCACCCAGGCGCTCAACGCCCGCTGA
- a CDS encoding carbohydrate-binding protein encodes MSRRTRTTTAALTSLATIAATALVLSGGADASPAAAAGCGVLFDDFHYASPTDAAFGSAGWTTRNDVGSPGVPGARWLTSNISFPAVDGERVAQLTASTDGSAAGTTHAEMYQNQLRFLEGTYASRVRFTDTPVSGSDGDHVNETYFTISPLRYDRDPLYSELDFSEYLPNGGWGGPTADYQTSWYTYWNNPTWDGLRTSTAQNRSFDGWHDIVTQVSGGHVKYYLDGVLTADHTTDAQGDPVYPRTPMSINYNMWFIDTAGHTGGTSVYTEQVDWTYYAGDQVVSPADAVAKAGQYRSAGTSHVDTVTGCTTPASPPPATTTPATPTTPSQPAGCSTAPEWDWGTVYLGGQRVQHNAHLWQANWWTQGSEPGLTAQWADLGHC; translated from the coding sequence ATGTCCCGCAGAACCCGGACCACCACAGCCGCCTTGACGAGCCTCGCGACCATCGCCGCGACGGCCCTCGTCCTCTCCGGCGGGGCCGACGCCAGCCCGGCGGCCGCCGCCGGCTGCGGCGTCCTGTTCGACGACTTCCACTACGCCTCGCCCACCGACGCGGCGTTCGGCAGCGCCGGCTGGACCACGCGCAACGACGTCGGCAGCCCGGGCGTGCCCGGCGCGCGCTGGCTGACGAGCAACATCAGCTTCCCGGCGGTCGACGGCGAACGCGTCGCCCAGCTCACCGCGTCCACCGACGGCAGCGCGGCCGGCACCACGCACGCCGAGATGTACCAGAACCAGCTGCGGTTCCTCGAAGGCACGTACGCCAGCCGCGTCCGCTTCACCGACACGCCGGTCAGCGGTTCCGACGGCGACCACGTCAACGAAACGTACTTCACGATCTCGCCGCTGCGGTACGACCGGGACCCGCTCTACAGCGAACTGGACTTCTCGGAATACCTGCCCAACGGCGGCTGGGGCGGGCCGACGGCCGACTACCAGACCAGCTGGTACACGTACTGGAACAACCCGACGTGGGACGGCCTGCGCACGTCCACCGCGCAGAACCGCAGCTTCGACGGCTGGCACGACATCGTCACGCAGGTGTCGGGCGGGCACGTGAAGTACTACCTCGACGGCGTGCTCACCGCCGACCACACCACCGACGCCCAGGGCGACCCGGTGTACCCGCGGACGCCGATGTCGATCAACTACAACATGTGGTTCATCGACACGGCCGGGCACACCGGCGGCACCAGCGTGTACACCGAGCAGGTCGACTGGACGTACTACGCGGGCGACCAGGTCGTCTCGCCCGCCGACGCGGTGGCGAAGGCCGGGCAGTACCGGAGCGCGGGAACGTCCCATGTGGACACGGTCACCGGGTGCACGACGCCTGCCAGCCCGCCGCCGGCCACGACCACCCCGGCCACCCCGACCACGCCGTCCCAGCCCGCCGGCTGCTCGACGGCACCGGAGTGGGACTGGGGCACGGTCTACCTCGGCGGCCAGCGGGTGCAGCACAACGCCCACCTCTGGCAGGCGAACTGGTGGACCCAGGGCTCCGAGCCCGGGCTCACCGCCCAGTGGGCCGACCTGGGCCACTGCTGA
- a CDS encoding helix-turn-helix domain-containing protein, giving the protein MPEEIAAGTLAAKLNHLFGVVRPADGDEYTFDEVAEAIRAQGGPTISATYLWQLRKGLRDNPTKRHLEALAGFFGVPPAYFFDDAEAERIDAELTLLSALRDAPVRQIALRARGLSAKSLEAISEMVDRVRELEGLPSTDADR; this is encoded by the coding sequence ATGCCGGAGGAGATCGCCGCGGGAACGCTGGCGGCGAAGCTGAACCACCTGTTCGGCGTCGTGCGCCCGGCCGACGGTGACGAGTACACGTTCGACGAGGTCGCCGAGGCGATCCGGGCCCAGGGCGGGCCGACCATTTCCGCGACGTACCTGTGGCAGCTGCGCAAGGGCCTGCGCGACAACCCGACGAAGCGTCACCTGGAGGCGCTCGCGGGCTTCTTCGGCGTACCCCCGGCGTACTTCTTCGACGACGCGGAGGCCGAGCGCATCGACGCGGAGCTGACGCTGCTGAGCGCGTTGCGGGACGCGCCGGTCCGGCAGATCGCGCTCCGCGCGCGGGGGTTGTCGGCGAAGAGCCTCGAAGCGATCAGCGAGATGGTCGACCGGGTCCGCGAGCTCGAGGGGCTGCCGTCGACCGACGCGGACCGATGA
- a CDS encoding MAB_1171c family putative transporter, with amino-acid sequence MADLIRRYGPALLAWALLLWLRPSPAPGRRLVRVCVLGLAVSQTALTPAVRSLSRALGAPDVELLLAHLAMVVAVWAGAQVLLRLHSLPARARRHTVWALGAGVVMAVLFAAAPDVMPQSPFVMEYCIAYAVALLPGLAVIAHLCLRDARTARDRILRAGLGLVVAGVVAAAGYMVCRTVVAITARAPFTFAAGKGFLLSKALPTTAHLLVLVGVGVPAAAAWLRRYRQYRRLGPLWLALYRAEPGIALEPPRATVFPTRLQLYRRVIEIRDGLLVIRPYRRTVPDSERQEAAEIAAALRAREEGRPPASPAPTVHGGRDIGSDTEYLCRVADAYRELTKA; translated from the coding sequence ATGGCTGATCTGATCCGCCGTTACGGCCCGGCCCTCCTGGCGTGGGCGTTGCTGCTCTGGCTGCGCCCCAGCCCCGCGCCCGGCCGGCGGCTCGTGCGGGTCTGCGTTCTCGGCCTCGCCGTGTCGCAGACCGCTCTCACTCCCGCCGTCCGGTCCCTCAGCCGCGCTCTCGGTGCCCCCGACGTCGAACTTCTCCTCGCCCACCTCGCCATGGTCGTCGCCGTCTGGGCCGGGGCTCAGGTTCTCCTCCGGCTGCACTCGCTGCCCGCGCGGGCGCGCCGGCACACCGTCTGGGCTCTCGGTGCCGGTGTCGTGATGGCCGTGTTGTTCGCCGCCGCGCCCGACGTGATGCCGCAGTCGCCCTTCGTCATGGAGTACTGCATCGCCTATGCCGTGGCGCTGCTGCCCGGGCTCGCCGTCATCGCGCACCTGTGCCTGCGCGACGCGCGCACGGCCCGGGACCGGATCCTGCGCGCCGGCCTCGGGCTGGTCGTCGCCGGCGTCGTCGCCGCGGCCGGGTACATGGTGTGCCGGACCGTCGTCGCCATCACCGCGCGGGCGCCCTTCACCTTCGCGGCCGGCAAGGGTTTCCTGCTGAGCAAGGCGCTGCCGACCACCGCGCACCTGCTCGTGCTCGTCGGCGTCGGCGTCCCCGCGGCCGCCGCGTGGCTGCGCCGGTACCGGCAGTACCGGCGGCTGGGCCCGCTCTGGCTCGCCCTCTACCGCGCCGAGCCCGGGATCGCCCTGGAACCGCCACGCGCCACCGTGTTCCCGACGCGGCTGCAGCTCTACCGGCGCGTCATCGAGATCCGGGACGGCCTGCTCGTCATCCGCCCCTACCGGCGGACGGTCCCCGACTCCGAGCGCCAGGAAGCCGCCGAGATCGCCGCCGCCTTGCGGGCCCGCGAGGAAGGGCGTCCACCCGCGTCGCCCGCACCGACCGTCCACGGTGGACGCGACATCGGCAGCGACACCGAGTACCTCTGCCGCGTCGCCGACGCCTACCGCGAGCTCACGAAGGCGTGA
- a CDS encoding carbohydrate-binding protein, producing MRKLLAVLCCAFTATVSVTAVAGPASAAGTVPGLTGAAAKAAAGPMADRFRLLRQAQAAQRHTFWGPVPQLATSADGLMVTQSVTPSLRLSNPDDVVYAPTTKPTGHSCIEVVTAYGLGEAAQVWAWDWCRSVSPAKVVPIDSAFLATYTSTVDGHPAYTVQEVRTRATGNSWTASLYNVKTGAWDTLFAQSGSDQSSLDEGWDIFELYSTRDPATGNAYYCSDARGAVFESSSLQLRIAGHWVNASPANSPLRPTANPRPSDYDCPTLRFEVPAPNSAWRVTV from the coding sequence ATGCGGAAACTGCTTGCCGTCCTCTGTTGCGCGTTCACCGCCACCGTCTCGGTCACGGCCGTCGCCGGACCGGCGTCCGCGGCGGGGACCGTCCCCGGCCTGACCGGCGCCGCCGCGAAGGCGGCCGCCGGCCCCATGGCCGACCGCTTCCGCCTGCTGCGCCAGGCCCAAGCCGCGCAGCGCCACACTTTCTGGGGCCCGGTACCGCAGCTCGCCACCAGCGCGGACGGGCTGATGGTCACCCAGAGCGTCACGCCGTCCCTGCGGCTGTCCAACCCGGACGACGTCGTCTACGCCCCGACGACGAAGCCCACCGGCCACTCCTGCATCGAGGTCGTCACCGCCTACGGGCTCGGCGAAGCCGCCCAGGTCTGGGCGTGGGACTGGTGCCGCTCGGTGTCGCCGGCCAAGGTCGTGCCGATCGACAGCGCCTTCCTCGCCACCTACACCAGCACCGTGGACGGGCACCCCGCCTACACCGTGCAGGAGGTCCGGACCAGGGCGACCGGCAACAGCTGGACGGCCTCGCTGTACAACGTGAAGACCGGCGCGTGGGACACGTTGTTCGCCCAGAGCGGCAGCGACCAGAGCTCTCTCGACGAAGGCTGGGACATCTTCGAGCTCTACTCCACGCGCGATCCCGCCACGGGCAACGCGTACTACTGCTCGGACGCGCGCGGCGCGGTCTTCGAGTCCAGCTCGCTGCAGCTGCGGATCGCCGGGCACTGGGTGAACGCGTCGCCGGCGAACTCGCCGCTGCGGCCCACCGCGAACCCGCGGCCGTCCGACTACGACTGCCCGACGCTGCGGTTCGAGGTCCCGGCGCCGAACAGCGCCTGGCGGGTGACGGTCTGA
- a CDS encoding YciI family protein: protein MLLIYNCERPEPGDPGFEEALAAVNAFADECRRRGVFVSGHPLQGEHTATTVTVQEGRTLITDGPFTETHEHLGGVYVLDCPDLDEALELAALCPMASQGSIEVRPIAGVPGLRHPAARG from the coding sequence ATGCTGCTGATCTACAACTGCGAGCGGCCCGAGCCGGGTGACCCCGGCTTCGAGGAGGCGCTGGCCGCCGTCAACGCCTTCGCCGACGAATGCCGGCGGCGGGGCGTGTTCGTCTCCGGGCATCCGCTGCAGGGCGAGCACACCGCGACCACCGTGACCGTCCAGGAGGGCCGCACGCTGATCACCGACGGGCCTTTCACCGAGACCCACGAGCACCTCGGCGGGGTGTACGTGCTCGACTGCCCCGACCTCGACGAGGCCCTGGAGCTGGCGGCACTGTGCCCGATGGCGTCCCAGGGGTCCATCGAGGTCCGCCCGATCGCCGGGGTGCCCGGGCTGCGGCACCCGGCCGCCCGTGGGTGA
- a CDS encoding RNA polymerase sigma factor, translated as MGEAAAGVVERVYRADRARLLAALVRVLGDFELAEDALQDAVARALRTWESAVPDDPAAWLLTTARNSALDRIRRTRVGQAKLARLAAGESGVKTLSLPDDRLAEVGDDRLSLLFTCCHPALAEDARVALTLQAVAGLTAAQIARLFLVAEPALAQRLVRAKRKIRDAGIALSVPPDHLLPDRLAGVLAVIYLVFTRGYVSPSDRDEPAELRREAIRLAKLLAALMPDEPETLGLLALLLLQDSRSAARYTAGGDVVLLEDQDRTRWDRAEIAEALGVLGRALRRGTVGQYQLQAAIAAQHAQARSAADTDWARIAALYAQLRTLAPSPVVALNHAVAVAMTDGPETGLALVEAIDGLGTYHLWHAARADLLRRLGRSADAAAAYRRARELARAPADHRFLTTRLRELES; from the coding sequence GTGGGTGAGGCGGCGGCCGGCGTCGTCGAACGCGTCTACCGCGCCGACCGCGCCCGGCTGCTCGCCGCGCTCGTGCGGGTGCTCGGCGACTTCGAGCTGGCCGAGGACGCGCTGCAGGACGCCGTCGCGCGGGCCCTGCGGACGTGGGAGTCCGCCGTCCCGGACGACCCCGCGGCCTGGCTGCTGACCACGGCGCGCAACAGCGCGCTCGACCGGATCCGCCGCACCCGCGTCGGGCAGGCGAAGCTCGCCCGGCTGGCGGCCGGCGAAAGCGGGGTGAAGACGTTGAGCCTGCCCGACGACCGGCTCGCCGAGGTCGGCGACGACCGGCTGAGCCTGCTGTTCACCTGCTGCCACCCGGCGCTGGCCGAGGACGCGAGGGTGGCGCTGACGCTGCAGGCGGTGGCCGGGCTGACCGCGGCCCAGATCGCCCGGCTGTTCCTGGTCGCCGAGCCGGCGCTGGCGCAGCGGCTCGTGCGGGCGAAACGCAAGATCCGTGACGCGGGCATCGCGCTGAGCGTCCCGCCGGACCACCTGCTGCCCGACCGGCTCGCCGGCGTCCTCGCCGTCATCTACCTGGTCTTCACCCGCGGCTACGTCTCGCCGTCGGACCGGGACGAGCCGGCCGAGCTGCGGCGCGAGGCGATCCGGCTGGCGAAGCTGCTGGCCGCGCTGATGCCGGACGAGCCGGAGACACTCGGCCTGCTCGCGCTGCTCCTGCTGCAGGATTCGCGCTCGGCCGCGCGCTACACCGCCGGCGGCGACGTCGTCCTGCTCGAAGACCAGGACCGCACGCGCTGGGACCGGGCCGAGATCGCCGAAGCGCTCGGCGTGCTCGGGCGGGCCCTGCGTCGCGGGACGGTCGGGCAGTACCAGCTCCAGGCGGCGATCGCGGCGCAGCACGCCCAGGCGCGTTCGGCCGCGGACACCGACTGGGCGCGGATCGCCGCCCTCTACGCGCAGCTGCGGACGCTCGCGCCGTCGCCCGTGGTGGCGCTCAACCACGCCGTGGCCGTCGCGATGACCGACGGCCCGGAAACCGGCCTCGCCCTCGTCGAGGCGATCGACGGGCTCGGCACCTACCACCTCTGGCACGCCGCCCGCGCCGACCTGCTGCGCCGCCTGGGCCGCTCCGCCGACGCCGCCGCCGCGTACCGGCGGGCGCGCGAGCTGGCCCGCGCCCCGGCCGACCACCGCTTCCTCACCACCCGCCTGCGCGAACTGGAGTCCTGA
- a CDS encoding carbohydrate ABC transporter permease: protein MLLEKAPPEAPPAPATPRRRPSLLPYGLLLPAAALLGLVLGYPLVRLVVISLQQYGLRSLFTGTTSFVGWDNYAAVLADDRLLPVLARSVVFCAALVLGTLFAGFGVALLLRRLGRGMRTAVTLCLIAAWALPNVASTLVWQWLFQPGYGVVDWLLTQAGFGDLTQHDWTTTPASAFTLVWLLVVWQSVPFVALTLHAGLSQIPRSYYEAAALDGAGPWRVHRTITLPFLRPILGLVTILSVIWDFTVFNQIWILTQGGPGEGTTTLGIWTFTRAFSHNDFGQGAAIAVVSVALLAAMTAVYVRRLVRSGEDL from the coding sequence GTGTTGCTCGAGAAAGCGCCGCCGGAAGCCCCGCCGGCACCGGCGACCCCGCGCCGGCGACCCTCGCTGCTGCCCTACGGCCTCCTGCTGCCCGCGGCCGCGCTGCTCGGGCTCGTCCTCGGCTACCCGCTGGTCCGGCTCGTCGTCATCTCGCTGCAGCAGTACGGCCTGCGCTCGCTGTTCACCGGCACGACGAGCTTCGTCGGCTGGGACAACTACGCCGCGGTCCTCGCCGACGACCGGCTGCTCCCGGTCCTCGCCCGCAGCGTCGTGTTCTGCGCCGCCCTCGTGCTCGGCACGCTCTTCGCCGGGTTCGGTGTCGCGCTCCTGCTGCGGCGCCTGGGCCGGGGCATGCGCACGGCCGTCACGCTGTGCCTGATCGCCGCGTGGGCGTTGCCGAACGTGGCCTCGACCCTGGTCTGGCAATGGCTGTTCCAGCCCGGCTACGGCGTGGTCGACTGGCTGCTCACCCAGGCCGGGTTCGGCGACCTCACCCAGCACGACTGGACCACGACGCCCGCCTCGGCGTTCACCCTGGTCTGGCTGCTGGTCGTCTGGCAGTCGGTGCCGTTCGTCGCGCTCACGCTCCACGCGGGCCTGTCGCAGATCCCGCGTTCGTACTACGAAGCCGCCGCGCTGGACGGCGCCGGGCCGTGGCGCGTGCACCGCACCATCACGCTGCCGTTCCTGCGGCCGATACTCGGCCTGGTCACGATCCTCTCGGTGATCTGGGACTTCACCGTGTTCAACCAGATCTGGATCCTCACCCAGGGCGGCCCGGGCGAGGGCACCACGACACTCGGCATCTGGACGTTCACCCGGGCCTTCAGCCACAACGACTTCGGGCAGGGCGCGGCGATCGCCGTCGTCTCGGTCGCGCTGCTGGCCGCGATGAC
- a CDS encoding serine hydrolase domain-containing protein yields the protein MEESGTAHGIDRRRLLGWGGLAAAGVVAAGAAPAGAAPHPPGDDRIPPDTLPGGAYDRYLANLAAEGEFSGVVLLSHRGRTVLSRSYGMADEERGIANHEGTAFSLSSAGKPFRAVALLQLAQRGELRLSDPVGAFLTGFPKDIAEQVTVYHVLSGTSGLNGPDEDVQRVFTSREEVLEYNEQWARRAKLVSPPGTPTDHAGAEVAISAQIVAAVAGTTYWDYVEEHIFRRCGMTGTAFCTRPQWLTDEHIAHPYMTAAGGGQVDAVRHLDQSSPLPYVLGKNPGRAFIDAPGDGGFATAPDLVRVRERAARRHGAGAALRRVVHRTQDPARRCAGWPSGTRHAVVRGLRRAGPPRRRPVGDQPRRRQPRRRRRLDDLPGHRLGRRHPRQPRRPAAAGSG from the coding sequence ATGGAGGAATCGGGAACAGCACACGGAATCGACCGGCGACGGCTGCTCGGGTGGGGCGGGCTGGCGGCCGCCGGCGTGGTGGCGGCCGGGGCGGCACCTGCCGGCGCCGCGCCCCACCCGCCCGGTGACGACCGGATTCCGCCGGACACGCTGCCCGGCGGGGCCTACGACCGGTATCTCGCGAACCTGGCCGCCGAGGGCGAGTTCTCCGGGGTGGTGCTGCTGTCGCACCGCGGCCGGACCGTGCTCTCGCGCAGCTACGGCATGGCGGACGAGGAGCGCGGGATCGCCAACCACGAAGGCACCGCGTTCAGCCTCAGCTCGGCGGGCAAGCCGTTCCGCGCGGTCGCCCTCCTGCAGCTGGCGCAGCGGGGGGAGCTGAGGCTGTCCGACCCGGTGGGCGCGTTCCTGACGGGCTTCCCGAAGGACATCGCCGAGCAGGTGACCGTGTACCACGTGCTCTCCGGCACTTCCGGGCTGAACGGCCCCGACGAGGACGTGCAGCGCGTCTTCACCAGCCGGGAGGAGGTGCTCGAGTACAACGAGCAGTGGGCCCGCCGGGCGAAGCTCGTGTCACCTCCCGGCACGCCCACCGACCACGCCGGCGCGGAGGTCGCCATCTCCGCGCAGATCGTGGCGGCGGTGGCCGGGACGACGTACTGGGACTACGTCGAGGAGCACATCTTCCGCCGCTGCGGCATGACCGGCACGGCGTTCTGCACCCGGCCCCAGTGGCTCACCGACGAGCACATCGCGCACCCGTACATGACAGCGGCCGGCGGCGGCCAGGTCGACGCGGTCCGCCACCTGGACCAGAGCAGCCCGCTGCCGTACGTCCTGGGCAAGAACCCCGGGCGCGCCTTCATCGACGCGCCGGGCGACGGCGGCTTCGCGACCGCGCCGGACCTCGTCCGGGTTCGCGAACGCGCTGCGCGACGGCACGGTGCTGGAGCGGCACTACGCCGAGTTGTTCACCGGACCCAAGATCCCGCACGGCGGTGCGCAGGATGGCCGTCCGGCACCCGCCACGCCGTCGTTCGGGGCCTACGACGTGCCGGTCCACCTCGTCGACGGCCAGTGGGTGATCAGCCGCGCCGGCGGCAACCCCGGCGTCGGCGCCGGCTGGACGATCTACCCGGACACCGGCTGGGTCGGCGTCATCCTCGGCAACCGCGACGGCCTGCCGCTGCAGGAAGTGGGTGA